The Naumovozyma dairenensis CBS 421 chromosome 3, complete genome genome has a window encoding:
- the SND2 gene encoding Snd2p (similar to Saccharomyces cerevisiae YLR065C; ancestral locus Anc_8.24), with product MAGKASKKQVQTNLKVLSNLYKIMIPILLLSLLRTIFSKTNKTPIKFFVLHLPLMASVYIIEKSGRPKFGIDSHSNKKVIINEGIDLSSNDGNMIEYLFDLIYLSLFADFGRIIFDTNKFWYILIACPIYVGYKLYGLKQQFMGPSSSSSKKTTKDKKPQEEAKSKRQLKREKRGENQVKYRNR from the coding sequence ATGGCAGGGAAGGCATCCAAGAAACAAGTTCAAACGAATTTAAAAGTTTTGAGTAACTTatacaaaataatgataccaatcttattattatcattattaagGACTATATTTTCCAAGACAAACAAGACTCCAATTAAGTTTTTCGTTTTACATTTACCCTTAATGGCGAGCgtttatattattgaaaaatcagGTAGACCtaaatttggaattgatTCCCATAGTAATAAGAAAgtcattattaatgaagGTATAGATTTATCATCTAATGATGGTAATAtgattgaatatttatttgatttaatttatttatcattatttgccGATTTTGGTAgaattatttttgataCTAATAAATTTTGGTATATTTTGATAGCGTGTCCAATTTATGTGGGGTATAAATTATATGGATTAAAGCAACAATTTATGGGGCCCTCATCATCTTCGAGTAAGAAGACTACGAAGGATAAGAAGCCACAAGAGGAGGCCAAATCAAAGAGACAATTGAAAAGGGAGAAAAGAGGTGAAAATCAAGTAAAATACAGGAATAGGTGA
- the BMT6 gene encoding 25S rRNA (uracil2843-N3)-methyltransferase (similar to Saccharomyces cerevisiae YLR063W; ancestral locus Anc_8.30): MSRRSKNGQLPIHNDETLPPQEIIDLFKIIFNDELYKSDETFEKLLADVQIVKSDLYNRDYINAFNNDIKRIAYCCRWSPSRATSYSSLFAHLDEVVHVIKCKDMEDQSVLCIGGGAGSEFIAIASMFTTSRELTSKYATKNKDKDEDDENEQDDADASRKTTLNLQLVDIANWDTIIKRINDTISDKWLYNNEHEYFNVKFTENDILKMSSKELNLPSLNLITLLFTTNELFSEHKAESIRFLQKLNSDCQSGCLLLIVESAGSFSHITIGTKKFPIQFLIDTVLVGKRGEERHGSWEIIAQNDSIWYRGDTSLDYPIKLENMRFFYRLYRKK; the protein is encoded by the coding sequence ATGAGTAGACGTAGTAAGAATGGACAATTACCAATTcataatgatgaaacaCTCCCACCTCAAGAGATAATAGATTTATTCAAGATCATATTTAATGACGAACTATACAAATCTGAtgaaacttttgaaaaacttTTAGCTGATGTACAAATAGTTAAATCAGATTTGTATAATAGAGATTATATTAATGcattcaataatgatatcaaGAGAATTGCTTATTGTTGTAGATGGTCACCATCGAGAGCTACAAGttattcttcattatttgctCATCTTGATGAAGTTGTTCATGTTATCAAATGCAAAGATATGGAAGACCAATCTGTTCTATGTATTGGTGGAGGTGCTGGGAGTGAATTCATTGCTATTGCCAGTATGTTCACCACATCGAGAGAATTGACCTCAAAATATGCgactaaaaataaagacaaagatgaagatgatgaaaatgaacaagaCGATGCGGATGCATCGAGGAAAACAACTTTGAATTTGCAATTGGTAGATATTGCCAATTGGGACACTATTATCAAGAGAATCAATGATACAATCTCAGATAAGTGGTTATATAACAATGAAcatgaatattttaatgtTAAATTTACAGagaatgatattttaaagatgagttctaaagaattgaatCTGCCGAGTTTAAATCTAATAACTTTATTATTCACTAccaatgaattattttcagAACATAAAGCTGAAAGTATTAGATTCTTACAAAAACTAAATAGTGATTGTCAATCAGGTTGTCTCTTATTGATTGTGGAGAGTGCAGGTAGTTTTTCTCATATTACTATTGGAACTAAAAAATTCCCCATTCAATTTTTAATCGATACTGTTCTAGTTGGTAAAAGGGGTGAAGAACGTCATGGATCATGGGAAATTATTGCACAGAATGATAGTATTTGGTATAGAGGAGATACTAGTTTAGATTATCCCATTAAGTTGGAAAATATGAGATTCTTTTATAGATTATACAGAAAGAAATAG
- the PER33 gene encoding Per33p (similar to Saccharomyces cerevisiae YLR064W; ancestral locus Anc_8.26) yields MTSNTAPQNARNTRPTAPFTTMLRSRIRQPQFYWFLGHLLTLYHFLRFHIAILSIPKQKYHYRMILLNISITYGIVLYQFIKSKQLQLNWNNLRQNLKTLDNLQYFIMLSTLLICSILSRGNVTINGASYGPVIFSLFHCLNYFKENLLPFLPISIVWKNLINTNISIFINNYNGKFLTMAQTLEILCALRLASYGLPIALLKTLIMPSLNHILSLLATVNYIWFFKLRFLQSQPMRLIMNEFIKKIDITVMNSNLPPNIKSYWNKYKSIVKNLFDKIPA; encoded by the coding sequence ATGACCTCAAACACTGCCCCTCAGAATGCTAGAAATACAAGACCAACAGCTCCATTTACAACAATGCTAAGATCAAGAATAAGGCAACCACAATTCTATTGGTTCTTGGGACATTTACTTACATTATATCATTTCCTCAGATTCCATATCGCCATATTATCTATACCAAAgcaaaaatatcattatagAATGATCTTactaaatatttcaatcaCTTACGGCATAGTCCTTTATCAATTCATCAAGAGtaaacaattacaattgaattggaataatCTAAGgcaaaatttgaaaaccTTAGATAATTTACAATATTTCATCATGTTATCCACTTTACTCATTTGTTCCATATTATCTCGTGGTAACGTTACAATTAATGGTGCTTCATATGGTCCTGTcattttctctttattCCATTGcttaaattattttaaagaaaatttattaccatttttaCCAATCTCAATTGTATGGAAAAATCTAATAAATACAAACATTTCaatcttcattaataattataacGGGAAATTCTTAACCATGGCTCAAACTTTAGAAATTTTATGTGCATTACGTTTAGCTTCTTATGGATTACCAATCGctttattgaaaactttaatCATGCCATCCCTTAATCATATATTATCCCTATTAGCAACagtaaattatatatggTTCTTTAAATTAAGATTCTTACAAAGTCAACCAATGagattaataatgaatgaattcattaaaaagaTTGATATCACCGTtatgaattcaaatttaccaCCTAACATTAAATCATATTGGAATAAATACAAAAGTATCGTAAAGAATTTATTCGACAAGATTCCTGCATAG
- the TUB2 gene encoding beta-tubulin (similar to Saccharomyces cerevisiae TUB2 (YFL037W); ancestral locus Anc_8.27), with product MREIIHISTGQCGNQIGAAFWETICGEHGLDLNGNVLPNTSSIMTSKLNVYFNETSSGSKWVPRSINVDLEPGTIDAVRNSKMSGLFRPDNFIFGQSSAGNVWAKGHYTEGAELVDSVMDVIRREAESCDRLQGFQISHSLGGGTGSGMGTLLISKIKEEFPDRMMATFSVIPSPKNSDTVVEPYNATLSMHQLIEYASETFCIDNEALYNICQRTLKLTQPSYNDLNQLVSSVMSGVTTSLRYPGQLNSDLRKLAVNLVPFPRLHFFMIGYAPLTAMNAQSFRSLSVPELTQQMFDSKNMMAAADPRNGRYLTVAALFRGNVSVKEVEDEMYKVQLRNSDYFVEWIPNNVQTSVCSVPPKNSDISATFIGNSTSIKELFQRIDKQFVAMFRKKAFLHWYTSEGMDEMEFTEAESNMNDLIQEYEQYQEWRVDEDEDEMDDVEHNYNANGNNMDDHNNINGDYNAATETTTGITTAVGGDQPVPEEF from the coding sequence atgagaGAAATCATTCATATTTCGACAGGTCAATGTGGTAATCAAATTGGTGCAGCCTTCTGGGAAACCATCTGTGGTGAACATGGCCTTGATTTAAATGGTAACGTCTTACCAAACACTTCTTCCATCATGACTTCTAAATTGAACGtttatttcaatgaaaCTTCAAGTGGCTCAAAGTGGGTACCAAGATCCATCAATGTGGATTTAGAACCAGGTACCATTGATGCTGTACGTAACTCTAAGATGAGTGGTCTTTTCAGACCAgataatttcatctttgGTCAATCATCAGCGGGGAATGTTTGGGCCAAAGGTCATTACACTGAAGGTGCTGAATTAGTAGATTCTGTCATGGATGTCATTAGACGTGAAGCTGAAAGTTGTGATAGATTACAAGGTTTCCAAATCTCGCATTCTCTTGGTGGTGGTACAGGGTCAGGTATGGGTACCCTTTTAATCTccaaaattaaagaagaattccCAGATAGAATGATGGCCACATTCTCAGTCATTCCATCTCCAAAAAATTCTGATACTGTCGTCGAACCATATAACGCTACTTTATCAATGCATCAATTGATCGAATATGCAAGTGAAACTTTTTGTATCGATAACGAAGCtctttataatatatgtCAAAGAACTTTGAAATTAACACAACCTTCATATAACGATTTGAATCAATTGGTATCAAGTGTCATGTCAGGTGTTACCACTTCGTTACGTTATCCAGGTCAATTGAATTCAGATTTAAGAAAATTGGCTGTCAATTTAGTCCCATTCCCAAGATTGCATTTCTTCATGATCGGTTACGCTCCATTAACAGCAATGAACGCTCAATCCTTTAGATCATTATCAGTACCAGAATTGACTCAACAAATGTTTGACTCTAAGAATATGATGGCTGCTGCTGATCCAAGAAATGGTAGATATTTAACTGTCGCAGCTTTGTTTAGAGGTAATGTTTCAGTAAAGGAAGTGGAAGATGAAATGTATAAAGTTcaattaagaaattcaGATTATTTTGTGGAATGGATTCCAAATAATGTACAAACTTCAGTTTGTTCTGTACCACCTAAAAATTCTGATATATCTGCTACTTTCATCGGTAATTCTACTTCAATTAAGGAATTGTTCCAAAGAATTGATAAACAATTCGTCGCTATGTTTAGGAAAAAGGCTTTCTTACATTGGTATACAAGTGAAGGTATGGATGAAATGGAATTCACTGAAGCTGAATCTAATATGAACGATTTGATTCAAGAGTATGAACAATATCAAGAATGGAGAgtagatgaagatgaagatgaaatggATGACGTCGAACATAACTATAATGCTAACGGTAACAATATGGAtgatcataataatattaatggtGATTACAATGCTGCCACTGAAACTACAACTGGTATTACTACCGCTGTTGGTGGAGATCAACCTGTTCCAGAAGAATTTTAG
- the PET309 gene encoding Pet309p (similar to Saccharomyces cerevisiae PET309 (YLR067C); ancestral locus Anc_8.20), producing MRRYSVQAIRNLDLISRNKSTLATPQSIENRLKGKDNKPLVSILPSLIDRHLQKNRNDLDPDYRAKLLGYLYHRQAYSALLRVGPRLLYENEYINAKTRIKNDNGNDNNSNFLRYDWKRFELKYFLFSLIQTGKFKSLDLVVCKLITHFSLTRKSDVIYLINSVLIKMEKYHLETNKQLNPKEIIFKWVKWMNILNGHCEFNNYITNSSILRPFLEFIVRLSKKKEPAFFYEVLDEIRNRQGLHTVSQFSTTLIQLFNHYRRFGMIESIWFYKTNKNLPIVSSDLTSILRTFCHLGKYDLVGSNYMEYPEAHDDNSQFDYCLIAYANLHDWESLQKQFNALFGIGKLPNIQQYGIVMFALARLGELESVEKLYSQLLRRDMLPTYAVLESLLLAHYKVGDYDSCFTHYEFFEKYDVKPSKYTYAIIFKAYRGLNDIEGALRFLKRKTMKKQVEFTESHFATLIQTTSKTTNYVVGKELYQIMQSVYKITPSGKSVAALMDVYIESGLYDESIKLFKSYIANKKDQFIDDNVVPVYNKAILTYININDAHKCEELIEYVINSKLPTDAYFYEVLIKYMVKLQGNFDSAIETIDQLMNHPTITVKPSHFEIIMSAYYKISYYEGIFQLYKKMTQMNIPVNSPILLYLIKSTFKYSINDKEKLSDAIKMLEQIMENAAKGHLNVSIKKLHPSIVAWPMRIISKYSSSKKALELLNKYNELFYGKDNPIINSKLTIMRSLLVLFGEIEQWDDFKFMFDKYLARIEYLNTLPSSTVPNKNFKTLLIGIIPYELRFLIATRQLDQLPKYLEAWQEKGFIWDNDSWNDIILAYFMDPQMIEEGMKLVNDKFIHGFNLIHKIRLLRNENKEDTNIRSNNETRRALPSIMKLKEENPENFIPKLYLTSDVKTRIMQLLDNYLNSTDNKEAKLKEFIDKYGYFMKSYLMNPRTFVKNWEDIEANHEKYFNELRNTRRVLPSMKF from the coding sequence ATGCGGAGGTATTCTGTGCAAGCAATAAGAAATCTCGACTTAATTAGTCGAAATAAGAGTACCCTTGCAACGCCTCAGAGCATCGAAAATAGATTGAAAGGGAAAGATAACAAACCATTGGTATCAATTTTACCTAGTTTAATTGATCGacatttacaaaaaaataggAATGATTTAGATCCAGATTATCGAGCGAAATTATTAGGTTATTTATATCACCGCCAAGCTTACTCTGCATTGCTACGTGTAGGACCTAGGCTACtttatgaaaatgaatatattaatgCCAAAACACGAATAAAAAATGACAatggtaatgataataatagtaattttCTCCGGTACGATTGGAAAAGATTCGagttgaaatattttctgtTTTCTTTAATCCAAACTGGTAAGTTCAAATCGCTTGATCTAGTGGTTTGTAAGCTGATAAcacatttttcattaacaCGAAAATCAGatgttatatatttaattaattcagTGTTAatcaaaatggaaaaatatcACCTAGAGACTaacaaacaattaaatcccaaggaaataatattcaaatggGTAAAATGGATGAACATACTAAATGGGCATTGTGAATTCAACAACTATATTACAAACTCTAGTATATTGAGACCATTTCTAGAGTTTATTGTACGGCTTTCCAAGAAGAAGGAACCGGCATTCTTTTATGAAGTACTTGATGAGATAAGAAATCGTCAAGGTCTCCACACGGTATCACAATTTTCCACTACattgattcaattattTAACCATTATAGAAGATTTGGTATGATTGAATCCATCTGGTTTTATAAAACGAACAAGAATTTACCCATTGTTAGTTCAGATTTGACATCCATTTTAAGAACATTCTGTCATTTAGGTAAGTATGATTTGGTAGGTTCTAATTATATGGAATATCCTGAAGCACATGATGATAATTCTCAATTTGATTATTGTCTAATTGCCTATGCAAACCTCCATGATTGGGAATCATTACAAAAGCAATTCAATGCTCTTTTCGGTATAGGGAAACTGCCCAACATTCAACAGTATGGGATCGTTATGTTTGCACTAGCCAGATTAGGTGAATTAGAAAGTGTTGAGAAACTATATTCGCAGTTATTGAGAAGAGATATGCTTCCAACATATGCTGTTTTAGAATCATTGTTATTGGCGCATTATAAAGTCGGTGATTATGATAGCTGCTTTACTCattatgaattttttgaaaaatatgatgtCAAACCATCTAAATATACATACGCGATAATCTTTAAAGCATATCGTGGattgaatgatattgaagGTGCCTTAAGGtttttaaaaagaaaaacgaTGAAGAAACAAGTAGAATTCACTGAGAGTCATTTTGCAACTTTAATACAAACAACCTCCAAAACTACTAATTATGTCGTCGGGAAAGAACTCTACCAAATAATGCAAAGTGTGTATAAGATCACTCCCAGTGGTAAGTCCGTAGCAGCTCTTATGGATGTTTACATTGAATCTGGGTTATATGATGAATCAATCAAATTGTTCAAGTCATATATTGCCAATAAAAAAGATCAATTTATCGATGATAATGTTGTTCCTGTATATAATAAGGCAATATTGAcatatattaatatcaatgaTGCACACAAATGCGAAGAACTTATTGAATATGTCATTAATTCCAAACTTCCGACAGATGCATATTTCTACGAAgtattaataaaatatatggTAAAACTTCAAGGTAATTTTGATTCTGCAATTGAAACTATAgatcaattaatgaatcatcCAACAATAACGGTAAAACCATCTCATTTTGAGATAATAATGTCAGCATATTATAAGATTTCATACTACGAAGGTATTTTCCAACTATACAAGAAGATGACACAAATGAATATCCCTGTAAATTCTCCAATacttttatatttaatcaaatcaactttcaaatatagtatcaatgataaagaaaaactgTCAGATGCAATTAAAATGTTAGAACAAATTATGGAAAATGCTGCCAAGGGACATTTAAACGTTTCCATTAAGAAGTTACATCCTTCCATAGTAGCATGGCCAATGAGGATAATAAGTAAATATTCTAGTTCTAAGAAAGCATTGGAActtttgaataaatataatgaattattttatgGTAAAGATAATCcaattattaatagtaaGTTGACTATAATGAGATCATTACTGGTATTATTTGGTGAAATTGAACAATGGGatgattttaaattcatGTTTGATAAATATCTCGCTAGGATTGAGTATTTAAATACTTTACCATCAAGTACAGTTCCTAAtaagaatttcaaaacattattaattgGAATAATTCCATATGAATTACGGTTTTTAATTGCCACGAGACAACTAGATCAATTACCGAAATATCTTGAGGCTTGGCAAGAAAAGGGGTTTATTTGGGATAATGATTCATGgaatgatataatattagCATATTTTATGGATCCTCAAATGATAGAAGAAGGTATGAAACTTGTTAATGATAAGTTTATTCATGGATTTAATTTGATACATAAGATCAGATTGTTACggaatgaaaataaagagGATACAAACATTAGATCGAATAATGAAACGAGGAGGGCTCTACCTAGTattatgaaattaaaagaagaaaatccaGAAAATTTTATACCGAAACTTTATTTGACATCAGATGTGAAAACACGAATTATGCAATTGTTAgataattatttgaattctaCTGACAATAAAGAAGCCAAGttgaaagaatttattgacAAATACGGGTATTTTATGAAAAGTTATTTGATGAATCCTAGAACATTTGTTAAGAATTGGGAAGATATAGAAGCTAACCATGAGAAGTATTTTAACGAGTTAAGAAATACGAGGAGAGTTTTGCCTAGtatgaaattttga
- the RPL22A gene encoding 60S ribosomal protein eL22 (similar to Saccharomyces cerevisiae RPL22B (YFL034C-A) and RPL22A (YLR061W); ancestral locus Anc_8.31), with the protein MAPNTSRKQKIAKTFTVDVSSPTENGVFDPASYAKYLIDHIKVENATGNLGNAVTVEEDGSIVTIVATAKFSGKYLKYLTKKYLKKNQLRDWIRFVSTKTNQYRLAFYQVTPEEDAEEEE; encoded by the exons atGGCTCCAAAC ACTTCTAGAAAGCAAAAGATCGCTAAGACCTTCACTGTTGATGTTTCCTCTCCAACTGAAAACGGTGTCTTTGACCCAGCTTCTTACGCCAAGTACTTGATTGACCATATTAAGGTTGAAAATGCTACTGGTAACTTGGGTAACGCTGTTACTGTCGAAGAAGATGGTTCCATTGTTACTATCGTTGCTACTGCCAAGTTCTCTGGTAAGTACTTGAAGTACTTAACTAAGAAATACTTGAAGAAGAACCAATTGAGAGACTGGATTAGATTCGTCTCTACCAAGACTAACCAATACAGATTGGCCTTCTACCAAGTTACTCCAGAAGAAGatgctgaagaagaagaataa